CTTGAAGAGCATTCCCCGCGTTCACCAGGCCGATGTTCTTGGCAACCTCGGTGCCGTAAAAAGATTTCGCGAAAACCGTTGTAACACACACGTTGATCACGAAGGAAATCGCCAGCGCCGCCGAGGACTCGATGGTGTAGTACTTGATCGCCTCCCGGACTTTGCCGATCTTGCGGGTGTCGATGTCGCGCGATTGGACCAAAGCGGAATGGAGAAATACGTTGTGAGGCATTATACTGCACCCAACTACTGCCACTGCCTGTTTTACCGTTTTTGAGCtgatttttggaaccacaataCCTGCAATATTTAAACCACTTTTTTAGTACTtgcttgtgttttttttccaaaacacaCGACCAGTACCAGGATAAACTTCGCTTGTGACTGATCTTAATTAATAAAGATCACAAGTAATTAAGTAAATCAGCCTAAGTTGCTGATAGgcaaaccaaaaccaaaagaCCAATCTAGATTGGctttaaactaaaaagatcaATAGGTAGAACCTGCTTGGCCTGGATTACCAAATTAATAATCTTACCGAGAAGAAGTTCAACACCGCTGGGCTTGGTCTGAACGAACATCCATGCAAATGAGAGTGCCATGACTGAGATAAGGAAGGCAAAGAGTGCTTCCAGCTTCCTCACTCCATAGCTCTCAAGAAACAGAAATATGAAACTGTGATGACACACAAGAATTGAATTTTAGTGAAAAAGATCACAACTTTAAAGCATTTGGGTACTAATTTTGCagagaaattaccaatcaaaagCAGTAATGAAGACGCCAGCCCAGAGAGGCAAGTAGCCTCTACTGAGAATCTTGATGGCAATGGCGCTGCCAATCACCTCCTGAATATCCGCTCCGACGAGGGCAAACTCCGCCATAACCCACAGCAACAGCCTGGCCCACTTAGGGTACTCACTCCGGCACGCCTCCGCCAGGTGCCGCCCGGTGGCCACCCCAAGCCGCGCCGATAAGAGCTGCACCAGCAGCCCAATCCCCGTCGCCCACAACAACAACCATAGCAACGAGTACCCCGCAATGGCGCCGGACTGCAACCCGCCCTCCAGGTTCCCCGGATCCAGAAACGCTATGCTCATCAAGAACCCCGGCCCGGTGAACAGCCACAGCTTCTTCCACGAAAACGGCACCGTTCCCGTGAATTCCTCCCCCTCCGTTTCATCGGCGCCGTGGATGTGAACTCTCTGGGAGTAATCAAAggctccctctccctctccctctcccccTCCCTCGTCTCGCAGTAATGGAAGCTTTTGTTTTTCGTGGTACGAAGACATATCAACCCAATTCCAAATATGGTGAGATATTGAGTTTTGATGAGAGAGCAGAGCAGTAATACATACACACATTCATCATACATATATAAGAAATCATAGATTCATAGTCGATTATACGAGGATAATGATTACATTTACGAGGTTTCCTTACTGGACGAGGAATTCTATCCATTTTGGACGAGGTGTTTGCTATTATAGCATTGCCACAAAATTGAATGTGGCAAGGAAACTCAAGCGTGTGGCAAGGAAACCCTAGCGTAGGAAATCGTGTGCCGCTCCGGTGGAAATCCTCCGCTGCCTTGAGTAAATATCACAAACCGCAGTGACAGTGGTGTGGCATCACAGTACCTGTACAATAATATATGGAAATTACTTATAAGATctctaatttgaaattttaatatataaaaatggaattcatatttTGTAAAAATCATAGTCCTTAACTGATGTATGGATTAAAAGTTAGGGTCACAGATCACTACACCAAGAGGGAGGTTGTGAAGTTAGCGATGATTTTTAAAGGGAGACAATACAccctatttatattgttgaagaACCTATAGATAATTGACAAATGTATGGCATCGAACAACCTTCATTCTTGACCACACACGTGTCTCCCATTACTTTACTTATAGTCCACTTCTTATACATAAGTAGAGATTCCTGCCATTTGGTATATAAGATCTTAAGTAGCTTGGTTGGTTAGTGTttgtattgttatatatatgtttgatttgAAGTCATGGGTTCAATACCCCTTGGTTACACACAAGTTTTAACATTTTGCTCCATGattaaaaatgtatgttgtAATAGGACACAAGTTTTAACATTTTGCTCCATGattaaaaatgtatgttgtAATAGGTCacgtgaaaaaaaataaaaaaattacaccaTGATTCGCTGTGTGAACCGATGACTAATGCTAACACTTCTTAAATCCAATACAGAAAGGTATTGAGGCAGATCCAGGATGATGTCCCTTCATTTTATTCTATGCAATATATACAAGTTGATGTTCTAACAACCCCTACCAAAGTACCTATATGGTTGCtggaaacatatatatataatacagtaAAACTAGAAAATCCGagttatcaaaataaataaataatgttacaTGCACATACAGCCcaatacataatacaacatgaTTGTTTTCCATAAAAATTGGGATCTACCATGACCCACTTGGCTTGTGTAAATGTGTGGGCCAATATGGACAGCAGGCCTATTATGGGCCTACAAATTTACACAACATGTGAAGTGACTTAATGAACAAGCCCCAATTGCCAATTCCATATTCaattatttctaaaattttaacaCTCAGCCctccaacaatataataataagtaaatatataaatagttaaaatgtTACTATCAATGAGATATTGTCCTTAAAAGGCCACAAATTGCATGCTTAAATCAAATGAACCTTATGTTCAAATGTCCCTATTAGAGAAATGAATCCCCTaacatcaaattaattagtcatattaacaaaattaaaacataacatTGGTGTTAATTAACCCAACTAtctcaatataaattattaaattttaacttaaAGTGATCAATGGAAATATGAATAAACAATAAGAAGTAACGAATGGGCTTGGGTTTATTATAATAGCAGTGATGGAACATGGACTACGGGTAGTCAACCAAGCAGTCAGTCTGACATTAGATGGTATTCGGACTGGCACTCACATAGTCATACTCAACACTCGGCTCAAGACTTGACCAGTCAACTGCGACgaaaaaggaagaaattatATGGCAACTATACAATTATGGAAGAACAATCAAGGTCAATCTAAATTAGCTCTAACCCCctaaattattattctttttcttaaaaTCACTTTCCAACCCCATTAATCACCCTACCTCACCATAAATACCGAATTACCATATAGATCCCAATTACCATATACTCTACTTATTTCTCCACTATAAAAGGCCTTAGTCAATTACAACGAGGGGACATCGAAATCCTCTCTAGACATTCCACATCTCTCTATAGAGGCACCCTACCATGCATATACCAAACTATCAAAATATAGTGGGCTTCAGCTTGGCACCGCCTAAAAAGGCTCGTGATTTTCAACTTTCGATTTCCACATAAAATCATCTTGCtcctttatttttctctcaattATACATACTTATTCAATAAGTAATGTTCGTCTTGCCGACTGACTACCCCGATGGTCAACAAGTAGATTGTCAACCTCTTCTCGTGTATAGAAGTTGTAACTATAGATAAACAAGGAATATAGACATTTCTAAATGCCTAACAGTACACCATGCTATCTAACCCATGTATGAGAGTAATTTGTCCCTTGGAAGATATTTGTCAGTGAAAAATATGGGGCATCTCAAAGGTAACAACAAGATTAATCGTGATTGAATAAACTGAGAAACCGTGAGTCAGGATTCAAAAATCTTATTCGACACGATTTTATTTATGGACATTATTTGCTCTTTCATTATTATAGGTCAGACTTATCTTCTAGACCAAATGACatgattagataattatatatgAAAGTGGCGTAGGGGACGCATGCAATCATTCATAAGGAAATCGATGAAGTGTGTCAATCGAATTTTGTGAAGTCTAACCTAAGCATACGTTAACACTGCGTGGCACATGAAAATGAAACAAACTAATAATTAAcccaaaaattgaaagaaaaacaaaaatac
This portion of the Ipomoea triloba cultivar NCNSP0323 chromosome 5, ASM357664v1 genome encodes:
- the LOC116021066 gene encoding metal transporter Nramp3-like, which encodes MCVCITALLSHQNSISHHIWNWVDMSSYHEKQKLPLLRDEGGGEGEGEGAFDYSQRVHIHGADETEGEEFTGTVPFSWKKLWLFTGPGFLMSIAFLDPGNLEGGLQSGAIAGYSLLWLLLWATGIGLLVQLLSARLGVATGRHLAEACRSEYPKWARLLLWVMAEFALVGADIQEVIGSAIAIKILSRGYLPLWAGVFITAFDCFIFLFLESYGVRKLEALFAFLISVMALSFAWMFVQTKPSGVELLLGIVVPKISSKTVKQAVAVVGCSIMPHNVFLHSALVQSRDIDTRKIGKVREAIKYYTIESSAALAISFVINVCVTTVFAKSFYGTEVAKNIGLVNAGNALQEKYGGGLFPILYIWAIGVLAAGQSSTITGTYAGQFIMGGFLHMKLKKWQRAMITRSCAIIPTLIVALAFDRSEDSLDILNEWLNILQSIQIPFALIPLLCLVSNKEVMGVFTIGPVLKAISWLVGTLVIVINGYLLVNFFSKEVSGPVIISLVVVFTTAYVAFVVYLILRGIPYFNSCRK